The Abditibacteriaceae bacterium sequence TTCCAGATCGTGCGTCACAACCAGAAGCGCGCCGTGTTCGCGCTGCGTTTTCAAAACGTTCATCACGCGCGTGCCGGTTGCAACATCAAGCGATGCCGTTGGCTCATCGACGAAAAGGTAATCGGGACGATGAACCAGACCGCGCGCCATCGAAACACGCACACGTTCGCCGCCCGAACATTCGTTGGGATACTTCGGCGCAAGATCGGCGATGCCGAGCGAATCGAGCAATTCAAGGGCGCGTTTTTTGTCGGCTTCGCCCGGCCTGTCAACGGGAACAAGGACGTTTTCCAAAACCGAAAGATACGGCACCAGAAACGGCTGCTGGAAAACGTAGCCAAAGGCACGACGGCGAAAATCGAGGCGCGCGTTGGCATCGGCGTGCGAATAAAGGAAATCACCAATCCACACTTTGCCCTTCGTCGCGGTTTTCAAGCCCGAAAGCAGAAACATCAGCGACGACTTGCCGCTTCCGCTCGGCCCGACGATGCCCGC is a genomic window containing:
- a CDS encoding ABC transporter ATP-binding protein; amino-acid sequence: MSIRCEDLTLTYETPRTTTYAVRGVSLNIGTREFAGIVGPSGSGKSSLMFLLSGLKTATKGKVWIGDFLYSHADANARLDFRRRAFGYVFQQPFLVPYLSVLENVLVPVDRPGEADKKRALELLDSLGIADLAPKYPNECSGGERVRVSMARGLVHRPDYLFVDEPTASLDVATGTRVMNVLKTQREHGALLVVTHDLEILDNADVVFRMRDGDLVETTREVRVHS